Proteins from a genomic interval of Pseudanabaena yagii GIHE-NHR1:
- a CDS encoding dihydroorotase: protein MSILIRQSTIILPDRETLIGDVYVQHGKIAAIAPTLNPDDLSTDNQPLEIIEAAGLTLMAGVIDPQVHFREPGLEHKEDLRTASHACAKGGVTSFLEMPNTRPLTITQAALDDKLSRAASKCVVNYGFFIGATAEILPDLLTANPTCGIKIFMGSMHGALLVDQEEILDRIFSQGDRLIAVHAEDQARIAQRRIEFADSKIPAKHSLIQDNQAALNATQLAVKLSKKYQRRLHILHMSTGEEAEFLRQDKPAWVTAEVTPQHLLMNISAYDKIGSLAQMNPPLRSPRDQEILWQALLDGVIDFIATDHAPHTLAEKGLAGSEDDQLNQTEKSSKDTVFLEPANVPSGMPGVETSLPLMLTQAAKGRCTVHQVSQWMSRNVAKAYKIANKGEIRIGWDADLVLVDLNNYKPVRNEDLLTKCGWSSFAGWELTGWAVTTIVGGQVVFADGKVNADVRGQALRFG from the coding sequence TTGAGCATATTAATTAGACAAAGCACGATTATTTTGCCCGATCGCGAGACTTTGATTGGCGATGTTTACGTCCAGCATGGCAAAATTGCAGCGATCGCCCCAACCCTCAATCCCGATGATCTAAGTACTGATAATCAACCATTAGAAATTATCGAGGCAGCAGGCTTAACCCTAATGGCGGGCGTAATTGATCCACAAGTGCATTTTCGCGAACCGGGGCTAGAGCATAAAGAGGATTTACGAACGGCGAGTCATGCTTGCGCGAAGGGGGGCGTGACTAGCTTTTTAGAAATGCCGAATACTCGACCCCTCACGATTACCCAAGCAGCATTAGATGACAAGCTCAGTCGGGCAGCTAGTAAATGTGTAGTGAATTACGGCTTTTTTATTGGGGCAACGGCCGAGATTTTGCCTGATTTACTAACAGCGAATCCCACCTGTGGCATCAAGATATTTATGGGATCGATGCATGGGGCTTTGCTAGTCGATCAAGAGGAAATATTGGATCGGATTTTTTCTCAGGGCGATCGCCTCATTGCCGTTCATGCAGAAGATCAGGCGAGAATTGCTCAACGACGCATCGAATTTGCAGATAGCAAAATTCCTGCTAAGCATTCACTAATTCAAGACAATCAAGCAGCACTCAATGCCACGCAACTTGCTGTCAAACTTTCTAAGAAATATCAACGACGGTTACATATTCTTCATATGTCCACAGGGGAAGAAGCAGAATTTTTACGTCAAGACAAACCTGCATGGGTGACAGCCGAAGTAACACCACAGCATTTATTGATGAATATTAGTGCTTACGACAAAATTGGTTCCCTAGCGCAGATGAACCCACCTTTGCGATCGCCTCGTGATCAGGAAATCCTTTGGCAAGCTTTGCTCGATGGTGTGATTGACTTTATCGCCACTGACCATGCCCCCCATACTTTGGCGGAAAAGGGACTGGCAGGAAGTGAAGATGACCAACTCAATCAGACTGAAAAATCCTCAAAAGATACGGTATTTCTAGAGCCAGCCAATGTCCCATCAGGAATGCCGGGGGTCGAGACCTCGTTACCATTGATGTTGACCCAAGCCGCAAAGGGGCGTTGCACCGTCCATCAGGTCAGCCAATGGATGAGTAGGAATGTTGCGAAAGCATACAAAATTGCCAATAAAGGCGAGATCCGCATTGGTTGGGATGCTGACTTGGTGCTAGTCGATTTGAATAACTATAAACCTGTCCGAAATGAAGATTTGTTGACTAAATGTGGATGGAGTTCCTTTGCGGGATGGGAGCTTACAGGTTGGGCGGTGACTACAATTGTCGGTGGTCAGGTGGTATTTGCTGATGGTAAAGTCAATGCTGATGTGCGGGGTCAAGCCTTGCGGTTTGGCTAG
- a CDS encoding DNA cytosine methyltransferase has translation MKKTFIDLFSGAGGMSCGLEMAGWHCLLGIDHDRAAIETFQHNHPQAKAIAGDIREISNQQIQEITHHQKVDLICGGPPCQGFSTIGQNDHLDERNFLFLEFLRIVEALEPDYIIVENVTGLLSKRNESVLKSIIKSFTDLGYTIDVKVLSAHHYGVPEKRRRTIFLGNRFGVRNIYPDKIFKDSDQDLQDLPLPRTVGWAFDNLLESNGEILNHDIKRSQIANDLERERISHIPEGKSIRYEKDQLAYLPKNLWFDVDWSSIHEERFREAKLNRLDCDDCANTINTSRTTYYHPVENRYLTAREAAAIQSFPSNYFFCGTLTQQWRQIGNAVPPLLAKAIGESILMLDSTKNNMEITTSIEDIQSIRAKAFSYKENAFNKSKQLDKVKSTQLALF, from the coding sequence ATGAAAAAAACGTTTATAGATTTATTCTCTGGTGCAGGTGGGATGTCTTGCGGGTTGGAAATGGCTGGTTGGCATTGCTTACTAGGAATTGACCATGATCGCGCTGCCATTGAAACTTTTCAGCATAATCATCCACAAGCGAAAGCGATCGCTGGCGATATTCGCGAAATATCTAACCAACAAATTCAAGAAATAACCCATCATCAAAAAGTTGACTTAATTTGTGGTGGGCCGCCTTGTCAAGGATTTTCTACAATTGGACAAAATGATCACCTAGACGAACGTAACTTTCTATTTCTTGAGTTTCTTCGAATAGTAGAAGCCTTAGAACCTGATTACATTATTGTTGAAAATGTGACAGGTCTTTTATCCAAAAGAAATGAAAGTGTTTTAAAATCAATAATTAAAAGCTTTACAGATTTGGGCTATACCATTGATGTCAAAGTTTTATCAGCGCATCATTATGGAGTCCCAGAAAAAAGAAGACGGACAATATTTTTGGGAAATCGCTTTGGCGTAAGAAATATTTATCCAGATAAAATTTTTAAGGATTCAGATCAAGATCTTCAAGATTTACCTTTGCCTAGAACTGTTGGATGGGCTTTTGATAATTTATTAGAATCAAACGGTGAAATCTTAAATCATGATATCAAGCGATCGCAAATTGCTAATGATTTAGAAAGAGAAAGAATTAGTCATATACCCGAAGGAAAAAGCATTAGATATGAGAAAGATCAGTTAGCATATTTACCTAAAAATCTATGGTTTGATGTCGATTGGTCAAGTATTCATGAAGAGCGCTTTAGAGAAGCTAAATTAAATCGTTTAGATTGTGATGATTGTGCAAATACAATTAACACCAGTCGCACCACTTACTATCATCCAGTTGAAAACCGCTATTTAACGGCTAGGGAAGCCGCCGCAATTCAGTCCTTTCCATCTAATTATTTTTTTTGTGGCACTCTAACTCAACAATGGCGACAAATTGGTAATGCTGTCCCACCACTTCTTGCAAAAGCGATCGGTGAATCCATACTTATGTTGGATTCCACTAAAAATAATATGGAAATAACTACCTCAATTGAAGATATTCAATCAATTAGAGCAAAAGCATTTTCTTATAAAGAAAATGCTTTTAATAAATCTAAGCAACTTGACAAAGTAAAATCTACTCAGCTTGCATTATTTTGA
- the scpB gene encoding SMC-Scp complex subunit ScpB codes for MTNEVPFEQPIEPIELEPEASSTSEDVVDLVEPVEEEESFALSMDLYEQPELPIAQSLKQKVEAVLYLKGQPMNLAAIAAALGCEVEDAEMGLIDLITEYAHRDSALEIVETDVGFSLRLRSEFEDLVHKLIPVDLGRGALRTLAAIALKKNIVQSELIELRGAGAYQHVQELVEQGFVKKKRQADGGRSSVLQVTAKFHQYFEIDDLTKLI; via the coding sequence ATGACGAATGAAGTGCCTTTTGAACAACCCATAGAGCCAATAGAGCTAGAGCCTGAAGCATCTTCAACCTCGGAAGATGTTGTTGATCTTGTTGAGCCTGTTGAAGAAGAAGAGTCATTTGCTTTATCAATGGACTTGTATGAGCAACCAGAATTACCGATCGCTCAATCACTTAAACAAAAAGTAGAGGCAGTTTTATATCTCAAGGGACAGCCAATGAATTTGGCAGCGATCGCGGCGGCTTTGGGTTGCGAAGTTGAGGATGCGGAAATGGGGCTAATCGACTTGATTACAGAATATGCCCATCGCGATAGCGCTTTAGAAATTGTGGAAACCGATGTGGGGTTTTCGTTACGGTTGCGATCGGAGTTTGAGGATTTAGTTCATAAGCTCATTCCTGTGGATTTGGGACGTGGAGCTTTACGGACTTTGGCAGCGATCGCCTTGAAAAAAAATATTGTGCAATCAGAATTGATTGAGTTGCGTGGGGCAGGAGCATATCAACATGTGCAGGAACTTGTTGAGCAAGGCTTTGTGAAAAAGAAAAGACAGGCAGATGGGGGGCGATCGTCTGTACTACAAGTAACTGCCAAGTTTCATCAATATTTTGAAATTGATGATTTGACTAAATTGATTTAG
- a CDS encoding chlororespiratory reduction protein 7: protein MPSSMMYYEDTYVVLPPDMQEQFVTQPELEKLLHDLLVDMQDDLPRDLQNLKTIPEQVQRLIKTACDLDCGDRGTWQWYVVRLDK from the coding sequence ATGCCAAGCAGCATGATGTACTACGAAGACACTTATGTGGTGCTGCCGCCCGATATGCAAGAACAGTTTGTAACTCAGCCCGAATTAGAAAAGCTTTTGCATGATTTGTTAGTCGATATGCAAGATGACCTACCTCGCGATTTACAAAACCTCAAAACGATCCCCGAACAGGTACAACGCCTCATTAAAACTGCCTGTGATCTCGATTGTGGCGATCGCGGCACATGGCAATGGTACGTCGTCCGTCTTGATAAATAA
- a CDS encoding helix-turn-helix domain-containing protein, whose protein sequence is MTLTINKKAYGDLLAEIQPQVITNDAENEVALQNIEKLLAIPQPTAEEERILQLLLTLVEKYEDEHYPMNNASPLDILLHLMESNDLKQADLVNVIGSSGVVSEVVNGKRQISKNQAQALGKFFHVDPKLFL, encoded by the coding sequence ATGACCCTTACTATTAATAAAAAAGCCTATGGGGATTTACTGGCAGAAATTCAGCCTCAAGTAATTACAAATGATGCTGAAAATGAAGTTGCTCTACAAAATATTGAAAAACTGTTAGCAATTCCCCAACCTACAGCCGAGGAAGAAAGGATACTACAATTGCTTCTTACTTTGGTTGAAAAATACGAAGATGAGCATTATCCAATGAATAATGCTTCACCTTTGGATATTCTCCTGCATTTAATGGAGTCTAATGATTTAAAGCAAGCCGATCTAGTGAATGTAATTGGCTCAAGTGGTGTTGTGTCAGAAGTTGTCAACGGTAAGCGTCAAATCAGCAAAAATCAAGCACAAGCACTTGGTAAATTCTTTCATGTTGATCCTAAGTTGTTTTTGTAA
- a CDS encoding type II toxin-antitoxin system HigB family toxin, translating into MRIYSKKTLDEFGKTHADVVTALNSWHQVAKSASWQSIQDVKKSYSSADAAGRFTIFNIKGNKYRLIVSIDYERQVIYIKYVLTHAEYDSGRWKNDPYY; encoded by the coding sequence ATGCGAATTTATTCTAAGAAAACACTTGATGAGTTTGGGAAAACTCATGCTGATGTAGTTACTGCTTTAAATAGCTGGCATCAAGTCGCAAAATCTGCATCATGGCAAAGTATCCAAGATGTTAAAAAATCTTATTCGTCTGCTGATGCGGCGGGACGATTCACTATTTTCAATATCAAAGGTAATAAATATCGCCTAATCGTCAGCATTGATTATGAAAGACAAGTTATCTACATCAAATATGTCCTAACTCACGCTGAGTATGACTCAGGTAGGTGGAAAAATGACCCTTACTATTAA
- a CDS encoding DevA family ABC transporter ATP-binding protein, whose protein sequence is MLETFSSPAPVPLNQSIEASIQIRNLNFHYGEGDLFKQVLFDINLDVYPGQIVILTGPSGSGKTTLLTLIGALRTIQEGSLKVLGQELRSLHPKQLVQIRKNIGFIFQAHNLFHSLTARQNVMMSTDLYPNDFHNVAPASRAAEILGQLGLAERVDYKPHALSGGQKQRVAIARALVNRPKLILADEPTAALDKKSGRDVVTLMQKMAKEENITILMVTHDNRILDVADRIINLVDGNLESDNVVNTDVTNDARTFML, encoded by the coding sequence ATGCTCGAAACTTTTTCTTCTCCTGCGCCAGTTCCTTTGAATCAATCTATAGAAGCATCGATTCAAATTCGCAATTTAAATTTTCACTATGGTGAAGGTGATTTATTTAAGCAGGTTTTGTTCGATATAAATTTGGATGTCTATCCTGGACAAATTGTGATTCTGACAGGTCCCTCTGGATCGGGTAAAACGACATTATTAACTTTGATAGGGGCTTTACGCACGATTCAAGAGGGTAGTCTAAAGGTTTTGGGGCAGGAATTGAGGAGCTTGCATCCTAAGCAATTAGTGCAAATTCGTAAAAATATTGGGTTTATTTTTCAGGCGCATAACCTTTTTCATTCGCTAACGGCTAGACAGAATGTAATGATGTCAACGGATCTATATCCCAATGATTTTCATAATGTTGCGCCTGCAAGTCGAGCCGCCGAGATTCTTGGACAATTGGGGCTAGCCGAAAGGGTTGATTATAAGCCCCATGCATTATCGGGTGGACAAAAACAACGGGTGGCGATCGCCCGCGCATTAGTAAATCGACCTAAGTTAATTCTGGCGGATGAGCCAACGGCGGCTTTGGATAAAAAATCAGGGCGCGATGTGGTGACTTTGATGCAAAAAATGGCGAAGGAGGAAAATATCACAATTTTGATGGTGACTCACGATAACCGCATCCTTGATGTGGCGGATCGCATTATTAACTTAGTAGACGGCAATCTCGAATCAGATAATGTCGTGAATACAGATGTAACTAACGATGCGCGTACATTTATGTTGTAA
- a CDS encoding ABC transporter ATP-binding protein, with protein sequence MSDVVIRVENLSKKYIIGHQKQERYTALRDVVSNGAKSLWQGLTGKRGKDSSDISEEFWALKDVSFEVKQGDRVGIIGRNGAGKSTLLKILSRITEPTAGKVRIKGRVSSLLEVGTGFHPELTGRENIFLNGAVLGMDRAEITKKFDEIVEFAEVEKFLDTPVKHYSSGMYVRLAFAVAAHLEPEILIIDEVLAVGDAQFQKKCLGKMKDVSCEGRTVLFVSHSMPTITSLCENVILLENGQISEQGSSAYVISKYYSSGELSTCQLDFSKVEKVVGDNYARLIYASVMDENNEPQSEVLINKPLKVMMHFRILEKSNIVPVPAFDFRTSDGTYAFGASPDHKCVVLDVGDYTYECHVPANFLNEGIYFVTLNLHSFTPYRSLHFQEMNALTFNIRDPIDGTRNHDYSGPVSGVVRPQFQGGITKIS encoded by the coding sequence ATGTCTGACGTTGTAATTCGAGTTGAAAACTTAAGTAAGAAGTATATTATTGGACATCAAAAGCAGGAGCGCTATACAGCCTTACGAGATGTCGTTTCCAACGGGGCAAAATCTTTGTGGCAAGGATTAACTGGTAAGCGAGGTAAAGACTCAAGTGATATCAGCGAAGAGTTTTGGGCGCTTAAGGATGTTTCTTTTGAGGTAAAGCAAGGCGATCGAGTTGGCATTATCGGACGCAATGGCGCAGGTAAATCCACATTATTAAAAATCTTGAGCCGCATTACAGAACCCACAGCAGGCAAAGTCAGAATAAAAGGCAGAGTATCTAGCTTATTAGAAGTAGGGACAGGCTTTCATCCTGAACTTACTGGTAGAGAAAATATTTTTCTTAACGGTGCAGTCCTTGGAATGGATCGCGCCGAAATCACAAAAAAGTTTGATGAAATAGTTGAATTTGCTGAGGTTGAAAAATTTTTGGATACACCTGTTAAGCACTATTCATCAGGCATGTATGTGAGATTAGCGTTTGCTGTTGCCGCCCATCTAGAGCCAGAAATTTTGATTATTGATGAGGTTCTTGCAGTAGGAGATGCTCAATTTCAAAAGAAATGCTTAGGCAAAATGAAGGATGTAAGTTGTGAAGGGCGAACAGTATTGTTTGTAAGTCATAGTATGCCCACAATTACTTCACTTTGTGAAAATGTTATACTCCTAGAAAATGGTCAAATCTCAGAACAAGGAAGTTCTGCCTATGTGATTAGTAAATATTACTCAAGTGGAGAATTATCTACCTGCCAACTTGATTTTTCCAAAGTTGAAAAAGTGGTTGGAGACAATTACGCGAGATTAATATATGCCTCTGTTATGGATGAAAACAATGAACCCCAATCTGAGGTGTTAATTAATAAACCATTAAAAGTTATGATGCACTTTAGGATTCTAGAGAAATCCAACATTGTCCCTGTTCCAGCTTTTGATTTTCGTACATCAGATGGAACATATGCTTTTGGTGCTTCACCCGACCATAAATGTGTCGTACTTGACGTTGGAGACTATACCTATGAATGTCATGTACCAGCCAACTTCTTGAATGAAGGCATTTATTTTGTTACATTAAATTTGCATTCATTTACTCCGTACCGTAGTCTGCATTTTCAAGAAATGAATGCTCTTACTTTTAATATCAGAGATCCTATTGACGGAACTCGAAATCATGACTATAGTGGACCAGTTTCTGGTGTTGTGCGTCCACAATTTCAAGGCGGAATCACAAAAATATCTTGA
- a CDS encoding radical SAM protein: MSGIGESTFHFHIDVVGSCNLSCPSCPVGNSAEVQNPRGFMELELLDSIMRKATSECKLSGVGLFNWTEPLLHPKLPELVSLVQSYGVPCGISSNLNILKNIDQLLSSNPHIFRISLSGFTQEVYGSTHRGGNIERVKDNMRALAEAKKRTNSSTYIHVVYHRYLTNLEEEDLMRKFAESLGFGFDPVWAFMMPLEKILAYVNSIEENSNSPALTADDYKTINKLALPLKEALDISSKYSHRPCILRDQQIAMDFQGNVQLCCGVFDSQKYTIASYLTTPLSDIQATKYSDNSQKTCSNCMKHGVHVYGTYGGDELNELAIRNIMSNSPIRGLKMYLKELVVQNFIGSSKKKFRVIKRLIRSALSSVF, from the coding sequence ATGTCGGGAATAGGAGAATCTACGTTTCATTTCCATATTGATGTTGTTGGATCATGCAACTTGAGCTGTCCTTCATGTCCTGTAGGAAATTCAGCAGAAGTGCAAAATCCTAGAGGATTTATGGAACTGGAACTGCTGGACTCAATTATGAGAAAAGCTACCAGTGAGTGTAAATTAAGCGGGGTGGGCTTATTTAATTGGACAGAACCACTTCTACATCCCAAGTTGCCAGAACTTGTAAGCCTTGTTCAGTCTTATGGTGTTCCATGTGGCATAAGTTCAAATTTAAATATTCTCAAAAATATTGATCAATTACTATCTTCCAATCCTCATATCTTCCGTATATCTCTTTCTGGATTTACACAGGAAGTTTATGGTTCTACCCATAGAGGAGGAAACATAGAGAGAGTGAAAGATAATATGCGTGCTCTTGCAGAGGCAAAAAAACGAACAAATAGCAGTACTTACATCCATGTTGTTTATCACAGATATCTAACCAATTTGGAAGAAGAAGACTTAATGAGAAAGTTTGCAGAATCTCTTGGCTTTGGGTTTGACCCTGTTTGGGCTTTTATGATGCCCTTAGAAAAGATATTAGCTTATGTAAATAGCATTGAAGAAAACTCTAATTCTCCTGCTTTGACTGCTGATGATTATAAAACTATCAATAAGTTGGCATTACCATTAAAGGAAGCATTAGATATTTCTTCGAAGTACAGCCATAGACCTTGCATATTGAGAGACCAACAAATTGCTATGGATTTTCAAGGTAATGTGCAACTATGCTGCGGTGTATTCGATTCCCAAAAATATACTATTGCTTCTTATCTAACAACTCCTCTATCAGATATACAAGCTACAAAGTATTCAGATAACAGCCAAAAAACTTGTTCAAATTGTATGAAACATGGTGTCCATGTTTATGGAACTTATGGAGGTGATGAACTAAATGAGTTAGCTATAAGAAATATAATGTCTAATTCTCCAATAAGGGGACTTAAAATGTACCTAAAGGAACTTGTCGTTCAGAATTTCATAGGCTCTTCCAAGAAAAAATTTAGGGTTATAAAACGCCTAATTCGTAGTGCTTTATCTTCAGTGTTTTAA
- the rfbF gene encoding glucose-1-phosphate cytidylyltransferase has protein sequence MKAVILAGGLGTRLSEETHLKPKPMVEIGGKPILWHIMKTYSAYGVNDFIICCGYKGYVIKEYFANYFLHMSDVTFDMQSNQMEVHHKKAEPWRVTLVDTGEETLTGGRLARVKTYVGNETFCFTYGDGVSNVNIRELITFHQQQNHLATVTAVQPPGRYGNINIDQGLVLNFQEKPQGDGGWINGGYFVLEPAVFNFLEGDQTSWEGQTLPTIAQKQELAAFNHYGFWQAMDTLRDKNYLEELWNSGNAPWKVW, from the coding sequence ATTAAAGCTGTAATTTTAGCAGGTGGATTAGGTACAAGACTTAGTGAAGAAACTCACTTAAAGCCTAAGCCTATGGTTGAGATTGGTGGCAAACCAATTTTATGGCATATTATGAAAACTTACTCTGCCTATGGAGTTAATGATTTCATTATTTGCTGCGGCTACAAAGGCTATGTGATTAAAGAGTATTTTGCCAACTATTTTCTGCATATGTCTGATGTTACTTTTGATATGCAATCTAATCAGATGGAAGTACATCACAAGAAAGCAGAACCTTGGCGAGTTACTTTAGTTGATACTGGCGAAGAAACGCTTACAGGAGGGAGATTGGCAAGAGTTAAAACATATGTTGGTAATGAAACCTTTTGTTTTACCTATGGCGATGGTGTTAGTAACGTTAATATTCGCGAATTAATTACTTTTCATCAACAACAAAATCATCTTGCTACGGTTACAGCAGTGCAGCCACCTGGACGTTATGGCAATATCAATATCGATCAAGGTTTAGTTTTGAATTTTCAGGAAAAACCTCAAGGTGACGGTGGCTGGATTAATGGGGGATATTTTGTTTTAGAGCCAGCAGTTTTTAACTTTTTAGAAGGGGATCAAACTAGTTGGGAGGGACAAACCCTACCAACCATTGCTCAAAAACAAGAATTGGCAGCTTTTAATCACTACGGTTTTTGGCAAGCAATGGATACATTGCGGGATAAAAACTACCTAGAAGAATTATGGAACTCAGGTAATGCTCCGTGGAAGGTATGGTAA
- the rfbG gene encoding CDP-glucose 4,6-dehydratase — MTPEFWQGKKVFITGHTGFKGSWLSLWLQTLGSEVIGYSLPAPTNPCLFDLAKVGDRMISIVGDIRDLHHLAQVMKTYQPDIVIHMAAQALVRESYKNPVDTYAVNVMGTVNMLEAARQVNSIKAIVNVTSDKCYDNQEWVWGYRESEAMGGYDPYSSSKGCSELVTTAYRNSFFHPKDYAQHGVGIATARAGNVIGGGDWASDRLIPDILRAWQSGQKVVIRYPQAIRPWQHVLEPLSGYLTLGERLYKDGIVYGGSWNFGPNESDTKTVGWIVEQMANLWGGNAGWIAENTPQLHEAHYLKLDCSKARSLLRWHPRLDVNNALTWLVNWTKSLETSADMRDITIDQIKQFMLLEAS; from the coding sequence ATGACTCCAGAGTTTTGGCAAGGTAAGAAAGTTTTTATCACTGGACATACGGGTTTTAAAGGCAGTTGGCTTTCACTATGGTTACAAACACTTGGAAGTGAGGTAATTGGCTATAGTTTGCCTGCTCCTACTAATCCATGTTTATTTGATTTGGCAAAAGTAGGAGATCGCATGATTTCCATAGTTGGCGATATCCGCGATCTCCATCATCTTGCACAGGTGATGAAAACCTATCAGCCAGATATAGTCATCCACATGGCAGCCCAAGCTTTAGTCCGTGAGTCATATAAAAATCCCGTAGACACTTATGCTGTTAATGTTATGGGAACTGTGAATATGTTAGAGGCAGCTCGACAAGTCAATAGCATTAAAGCAATTGTCAATGTGACTTCTGATAAATGCTATGACAATCAAGAATGGGTTTGGGGATACCGTGAGTCAGAAGCTATGGGCGGTTACGATCCCTATAGTAGTAGTAAAGGTTGCTCAGAATTAGTAACTACTGCCTATCGCAATTCTTTCTTTCATCCCAAAGACTATGCTCAGCATGGCGTGGGGATAGCGACAGCTCGTGCAGGCAATGTAATTGGAGGCGGAGATTGGGCAAGCGATCGCCTCATACCCGACATCTTGAGAGCTTGGCAATCTGGACAAAAAGTTGTAATTCGTTATCCTCAAGCCATACGACCTTGGCAGCATGTACTCGAACCTTTATCTGGGTATCTCACTTTAGGAGAGAGGTTATATAAAGACGGGATAGTATATGGTGGATCATGGAATTTTGGTCCTAATGAATCTGACACCAAAACAGTAGGATGGATTGTGGAACAGATGGCAAATTTATGGGGAGGAAATGCAGGTTGGATCGCAGAAAATACACCCCAACTCCATGAAGCTCATTACTTAAAGTTGGATTGCTCAAAAGCACGAAGTTTATTAAGATGGCATCCAAGATTAGATGTGAATAATGCTTTGACTTGGTTAGTGAATTGGACTAAGTCTTTAGAGACTAGTGCTGATATGAGAGATATCACAATTGATCAAATTAAACAATTTATGCTTTTAGAAGCATCTTAA
- a CDS encoding class I SAM-dependent methyltransferase — protein MTKAQCRFCKTDLKHSFVDLGMSPLSNSYLKAEQLNQSEKFYPLHTYVCSKCLLIQLEEFESPDHIFSDYAYFSSYSNSWLKHCQQYTNLMIEKFSLSQSSQVIEIASNDGYLLQYFHNQQIPVLGIEPAVNVAKVAIAKGINTTVKFFGVATAQELVSQAQQADLLLGNNVLAHVPDINDFVAGMQIALKPDGVITMEFPHLLQLINQNQFDTIYHEHFSYLSLIAVSQIFAAHDLTIFDVEELPTHGGSLRIYAKHHDNHQLTISDRLIALQEKEKDAGLDQVQTYLKFSEQVIASKHKLLSFLIDIKRSGKTIVGYGAPAKGNTLLNYCGIRGDFLDYTCDRSPHKQGLFLPGTHIPIYAPEQIQVTKPDYVLILPWNLKEEIQEQLAYIRQWDGKFIVPIPEVEVLE, from the coding sequence ATGACCAAAGCACAATGTAGGTTTTGTAAAACTGATTTGAAACACTCTTTTGTTGATTTGGGTATGTCGCCTTTATCTAACTCATATCTCAAAGCTGAGCAATTAAACCAATCAGAAAAATTCTATCCTTTACATACTTATGTATGTTCAAAATGCCTGTTAATACAGTTAGAAGAATTTGAATCTCCCGATCATATTTTTAGTGATTACGCTTATTTTTCTTCCTATTCCAATAGCTGGTTAAAGCATTGCCAGCAATATACAAACTTAATGATCGAAAAATTTAGCCTGAGTCAGTCGAGCCAAGTTATAGAGATCGCTAGTAATGATGGCTATCTGTTGCAATATTTTCACAATCAGCAGATTCCTGTCTTAGGCATAGAGCCTGCGGTAAACGTGGCAAAGGTGGCGATCGCGAAGGGAATTAATACCACAGTTAAATTCTTCGGCGTTGCCACTGCTCAAGAATTAGTTTCCCAAGCTCAACAGGCGGATTTGTTATTAGGAAATAATGTGTTAGCCCATGTTCCTGATATTAATGATTTTGTGGCAGGGATGCAAATTGCTTTAAAACCTGATGGCGTAATTACGATGGAGTTTCCCCACTTATTACAACTGATTAACCAAAATCAATTCGATACAATTTACCACGAGCATTTTTCTTATCTTTCTTTAATTGCAGTTTCGCAGATCTTTGCTGCCCATGATTTGACTATATTTGATGTGGAAGAACTGCCTACCCATGGCGGTTCCTTGAGGATTTATGCTAAACATCACGATAATCATCAACTAACCATTAGCGATCGCTTAATTGCTTTACAGGAGAAAGAAAAAGATGCAGGTTTAGATCAAGTCCAAACCTATTTGAAATTTAGTGAACAGGTAATTGCCTCCAAGCATAAGCTCTTGAGCTTTTTAATCGATATTAAACGCAGTGGCAAAACCATTGTGGGTTATGGTGCTCCCGCTAAGGGTAATACTCTCTTAAACTATTGCGGTATTCGTGGAGATTTTCTTGATTACACCTGCGATCGCAGTCCCCACAAACAAGGACTATTTCTACCTGGAACGCACATTCCTATCTATGCTCCTGAACAAATCCAAGTCACTAAACCCGACTATGTTCTGATTTTGCCTTGGAACCTCAAAGAAGAAATTCAAGAACAGCTTGCCTATATTCGTCAATGGGATGGCAAATTTATTGTGCCAATTCCAGAGGTTGAGGTTTTAGAATGA